The proteins below come from a single Hyperolius riggenbachi isolate aHypRig1 chromosome 8, aHypRig1.pri, whole genome shotgun sequence genomic window:
- the LOC137527205 gene encoding uncharacterized protein has translation MASWPPPTSSYYNPPTPFSYSPTSSYYNPPATPNLQLLQSSHTSSYSPTSSYYNPPTPPATPNLQLLQPFHTSSHPQPPVTTTLPHLQLLPNLQLLQSSHTSSHPQPPVTTTLPHLQPPPTSSYYNPPTPPATPQPPVTTILPHLQPPPTSSYYNPSTPPATPNLHLLQPFHTSSYSPTSSYYNPSTPPATPNLQLLQSSHTSSYSPTSSYYNPPTPPATPNLQLLQPFHTSSHPQPPVTTTLPHLQLLPNLQLLQSSHTSSHPQPPVTTTLPHLQPPPTSSYYNPPTPPATPQPPVTTILPHLQPPPTSSYYNPSTPPATPNLQLLQPSHTSSYSPTSSYYNPPTPPATPQPPVTTILPHLQPPPTSSYYNPSTPPATPNLQLLQPFHTSSHPQPPVTTTLPHLQPPPTSSYYNPPTPPATPQPPVTTTLPHLQPPPTSSYYNPPTPPATPQPPVTTTLPHLQPPPTSSYYNPSTPPATPNLQLLQPFHTSSHPQPPVTTTLRHLQLLQPSH, from the coding sequence GTTACTACAACCCTCCCACACCCTTCAGCTACTCCCCAACCTCCAGTTACTACAATCCTCCAGCCACCCCCAACCTCCAGTTACTACAATCCTCCCACACCTCCAGCTACTCCCCAACCTCCAGTTACTACAATCctcccacacctccagccaccccCAACCTCCAGTTACTACAacccttccacacctccagccaccccCAACCTCCAGTTACTACAACCCTCCCACACCTCCAGCTACTCCCCAACCTCCAGTTACTACAATCctcccacacctccagccaccccCAACCTCCAGTTACTACAACCctcccacacctccagccaccccCAACCTCCAGTTACTACAACCCTCCCACACCTCCAGCTACTCCCCAACCTCCAGTTACTACAATCctcccacacctccagccaccccCAACCTCCAGTTACTACAacccttccacacctccagccaccccCAACCTCCATTTACTACAacccttccacacctccagctACTCCCCAACCTCCAGTTACTACAAtccttccacacctccagccaccccCAACCTCCAGTTACTACAATCCTCCCACACCTCCAGCTACTCCCCAACCTCCAGTTACTACAATCctcccacacctccagccaccccCAACCTCCAGTTACTACAacccttccacacctccagccaccccCAACCTCCAGTTACTACAACCCTCCCACACCTCCAGCTACTCCCCAACCTCCAGTTACTACAATCctcccacacctccagccaccccCAACCTCCAGTTACTACAACCctcccacacctccagccaccccCAACCTCCAGTTACTACAACCCTCCCACACCTCCAGCTACTCCCCAACCTCCAGTTACTACAATCctcccacacctccagccaccccCGACCTCCAGTTACTACAAtccttccacacctccagccaccccCAACCTCCAGTTACTACAACCCTCCCACACCTCCAGCTACTCCCCAACCTCCAGTTACTACAATCCTCCCACACCTCCAGCTACTCCCCAACCTCCAGTTACTACAATCctcccacacctccagccaccccCGACCTCCAGTTACTACAacccttccacacctccagccaccccCAACCTCCAGTTACTACAacccttccacacctccagccaccccCAACCTCCAGTTACTACAacccttccacacctccagccaccccCAACCTCCAGTTACTACAATCCTCCCACACCTCCAGCTACTCCCCAACCTCCAGTTACTACAACCCTTCCACATCTCCAGCCACCCCCAACCTCCAGTTACTACAATCCTCCCACACCTCCAGCTACTCCCCAACCTCCAGTTACTACAACCCTTCCACATCTCCAGCCACCCCCAACCTCCAGTTACTACAacccttccacacctccagccaccccCAACCTCCAGTTACTACAacccttccacacctccagccaccccCAACCTCCAGTTACTACAACCCTTCGACACCTCCAGTTACTGCAACCCTCCCATTAA